Proteins from a genomic interval of Candidatus Omnitrophota bacterium:
- a CDS encoding sigma-54 dependent transcriptional regulator, giving the protein MTRKKVSFSQIVYKSPKMEQIVRTAQRIANSDMLALITGENGTGKETLAQAIHYDSDRAANRFVSVNCAALPDALLETELFGHEKGAFTGAVYSRKGKFEQAQGGTLFLDEIGDMSLTSQAKLLRVLEERVAERIGGGEPVPLDVRLIAAADQNLHRQVKEGSFRQDLYYIIKEVHLDIPPLRERKEDIPLLVDYFIKFYNKQYHKTIMGISDAALQFLMRHDWPGNVRELHHVVKCAVLMNDSQETIWLEHIPLDIHLSESARSAEEKAETKADELLEILSLDEAEKRHILRILEFTRFNKSQAANILKISRPTLDRKIEKYQLHNIKVQEKITRTK; this is encoded by the coding sequence ATGACAAGAAAAAAAGTCAGTTTCAGCCAAATCGTCTATAAAAGTCCAAAAATGGAGCAGATTGTACGAACGGCTCAGCGCATCGCCAATTCGGACATGCTGGCGTTGATTACGGGAGAAAACGGAACCGGCAAGGAAACCTTAGCGCAAGCCATCCATTACGACAGCGACCGCGCGGCGAACCGCTTCGTTTCGGTCAATTGCGCCGCTTTGCCGGACGCTTTATTGGAAACCGAGCTGTTCGGACATGAAAAGGGAGCGTTCACCGGGGCGGTTTATTCCCGAAAAGGGAAATTCGAACAAGCCCAAGGCGGAACCCTTTTTCTCGATGAAATCGGCGATATGAGCCTGACTTCGCAAGCGAAACTGCTTCGCGTCCTGGAAGAGCGGGTCGCGGAAAGAATCGGCGGCGGAGAACCGGTTCCCTTGGATGTGCGTTTGATCGCGGCGGCGGATCAAAATCTTCATCGCCAGGTGAAAGAAGGTTCTTTCCGCCAGGATTTATACTATATCATCAAGGAAGTTCATCTCGACATTCCGCCGCTGCGGGAACGGAAAGAAGATATCCCTCTCTTAGTAGATTATTTTATCAAATTCTACAATAAGCAGTACCACAAAACCATTATGGGAATTTCCGACGCCGCCCTGCAATTTCTCATGCGGCACGATTGGCCGGGAAACGTCCGAGAATTGCATCACGTCGTCAAATGCGCAGTGTTGATGAACGATTCCCAGGAAACCATTTGGCTCGAACATATTCCCCTCGACATTCACCTCTCCGAGTCGGCCCGTTCCGCCGAGGAAAAAGCGGAAACCAAAGCCGACGAATTGCTGGAAATATTATCCCTGGACGAAGCGGAAAAACGCCATATTCTTCGCATTCTGGAATTTACGCGATTCAACAAAAGCCAGGCGGCGAATATCCTTAAAATATCCCGCCCGACGCTCGACCGGAAAATCGAGAAATATCAACTGCACAATATCAAAGTTCAGGAAAAAATTACCCGGACGAAATAA
- a CDS encoding cohesin domain-containing protein, translated as MNSKNKRFLLFAAALGTALVLFEVPETQAQYGGYNQNYNNYNQYGGSQYGGSPYGGSSYGGSRFGGMSGGMTGRSGLSGRSGRTSQYNQYGNQGYNQGNYQGSSSRSGRSTSRSRNSGYQSYGNLPQSAQGQQNVTPGQTQPQNPASTRRSGLKGGAGAPGGDAAGGISVQGTAGGNAANTAPGAPGRVGAPASKPAKQAEIKTRQSAVLYLSTRDTIVLVDEPIPVDVVLANPKKNTYNKISFSLKYNPKELKPVAGKDSLDQWIPAASVSYSLDDSDKVEAKAAAPNAETVNTNAAPAASAKTDKATLEEKNAADAAPPVKTQTPFIIQKKAEVFKVVDNTVDDLNGIITFSAAVTGDNINESGVVARITFLTLAESSSSSLEFLYEEPGKEGEGDLLTALSSAKEDRLGATSNPYDGTINLDFQIVSSYEKAKSKPIVKRADERDSETSEDIYNTRLRLISRQENVDVGEPIDVDIYLDNKDKAQIDSVSLLIAYNPRCLEVIDSDDFASGVNIDDKEYKKDFPFDFPKMNTVDADKGIVDYRKMGYKVPIRGDGVLATIHFKTLRPTKKTTLRVFLNESGEDPTTGIFYRYKDRLGDPKDPFDGVTTCSVSVQATAAYIKKVRPSGDRG; from the coding sequence ATGAATTCGAAAAACAAACGGTTTCTGTTGTTCGCCGCCGCTCTAGGAACGGCGCTGGTTTTATTTGAGGTTCCAGAGACGCAGGCCCAATATGGCGGATATAATCAAAACTATAATAATTACAACCAGTACGGCGGTTCGCAGTATGGCGGTTCGCCGTATGGCGGCTCTTCCTACGGCGGCTCCCGCTTCGGCGGCATGTCTGGCGGCATGACTGGCCGGAGCGGATTGTCCGGCCGATCCGGACGCACCAGCCAATACAATCAATATGGCAACCAGGGATATAATCAAGGGAATTATCAAGGCTCCAGCTCCCGCAGCGGGCGAAGTACCAGCCGCTCCCGCAACAGCGGTTATCAATCCTACGGCAATCTTCCCCAAAGCGCTCAAGGACAGCAGAATGTAACTCCAGGACAAACTCAACCCCAAAACCCGGCTTCTACGCGCCGCTCCGGCTTGAAAGGCGGAGCGGGCGCTCCTGGAGGCGATGCGGCTGGGGGTATTTCAGTACAGGGAACCGCCGGAGGGAATGCCGCCAACACTGCCCCCGGCGCTCCGGGAAGAGTCGGCGCTCCCGCTAGTAAACCCGCTAAGCAAGCAGAGATAAAAACGCGCCAATCCGCCGTTCTCTATCTCTCCACCCGCGATACTATCGTATTGGTCGACGAACCCATTCCCGTGGATGTCGTATTGGCCAATCCCAAAAAAAACACGTATAACAAAATTTCTTTTTCTTTAAAATATAATCCCAAAGAGCTTAAACCCGTTGCTGGAAAAGACAGCTTGGATCAATGGATTCCCGCCGCCTCGGTTTCTTATTCCTTAGATGATAGCGACAAGGTGGAAGCAAAAGCGGCGGCCCCCAATGCGGAGACGGTGAATACGAATGCCGCCCCCGCCGCTTCCGCCAAAACCGATAAGGCAACGCTGGAAGAAAAGAATGCCGCCGATGCGGCGCCTCCCGTAAAAACGCAAACTCCATTCATTATTCAAAAAAAGGCGGAAGTTTTTAAAGTCGTGGATAATACGGTGGATGACTTGAATGGGATTATCACTTTTTCCGCTGCGGTAACCGGCGATAACATCAACGAATCGGGAGTGGTGGCGCGAATCACTTTCCTGACGTTAGCCGAATCCTCCAGTTCCAGCCTGGAATTTCTTTACGAAGAACCGGGTAAGGAAGGGGAAGGCGACTTATTGACGGCGCTCTCCTCCGCAAAAGAGGATCGTCTTGGCGCCACAAGCAACCCCTACGATGGAACCATCAATCTGGATTTCCAGATCGTTTCGTCCTATGAAAAAGCCAAAAGCAAACCCATCGTCAAACGGGCGGACGAACGGGATTCGGAAACCTCCGAAGACATATATAATACCCGTCTTCGCTTAATCTCTCGTCAGGAAAACGTCGATGTCGGCGAACCGATTGATGTGGATATTTATCTGGATAACAAAGATAAGGCGCAAATCGACTCCGTCAGCCTTTTGATCGCCTACAATCCCCGTTGTCTCGAAGTCATCGATTCCGACGATTTCGCTTCCGGCGTTAATATTGACGATAAAGAATACAAAAAAGATTTTCCCTTCGATTTTCCCAAAATGAATACGGTCGACGCGGATAAAGGCATCGTCGATTATCGTAAGATGGGTTATAAAGTTCCTATACGCGGGGACGGCGTATTGGCGACGATTCATTTCAAGACGCTTCGGCCCACGAAGAAAACCACTTTGAGAGTGTTCTTGAACGAATCCGGCGAAGATCCAACTACGGGAATCTTTTACCGTTACAAGGATCGCTTGGGCGACCCTAAGGATCCTTTCGACGGCGTTACGACATGTTCGGTCTCCGTGCAAGCAACGGCGGCGTATATCAAAAAAGTGCGCCCCTCCGGCGATCGGGGATAA
- the pilM gene encoding type IV pilus assembly protein PilM gives MAKSPQLVIDIGQQQIKILQLKTSGKGGVGVVKAGRLALPVSPNADQDEFYLRVGETLPILLQQLDIKEKRAIVSLPGRAAFTRRLKVPVVRGRQLDRIIRYEARQHIPFPLEQINMDYQASKTPEDILEMDVNLVAVRREFSDGYSKILKKCGIRSDILDAAPLCIYNAYASSQLRNPEEVTAIVCIGASSMDIVIEQNGSMQFMRSAPTAGASLTALLAKKFDISLDEAEQFKTKPAADYQDDGRGITPEKVSSTLEQGFERIVTEIRKSFDFYVSQAESHPVTRILVCGGTAKMEGTVEFLEDRLGVPVSFFDASSVEGVTIPDEYRSFLKNEPCLIGMALRAGGKSFSNLSFSPSHIKQRLELERRAPMLSLMALLLVVMLAGAIYFLNTMLNTRRQALAQASMIVNPGITASSNLRKVRDEQDNYNERFEKINQVAVKRGNLTRIFLEVQRLIPEYVWLESIELTSSKMTIKGRALNDEKIAAYIKNLYMSPFFDNNAVVYKEADIISDPLNPAQTQIQFTIDLIRFNKPSEEEISFVNDLRSRTQETTILLVKFEREKPDDNTSPSTALLGVFAEESVKEEINLLSKVFASLVASKDETVKMIEIRFHNRGNEEVRRIQVSRESIAKFKDGRLSQEDFEKEFTLITPSPSPTPSPTPTPDLEDAGASAGMYGMYGMMGGMMGGVGGGAAAAPAEAPAAGGVESVLDGG, from the coding sequence ATGGCGAAAAGTCCACAACTGGTTATCGATATTGGTCAGCAGCAGATCAAAATTCTTCAACTGAAAACCAGCGGCAAAGGGGGAGTCGGCGTCGTTAAGGCTGGCCGGTTGGCTTTGCCCGTTTCTCCCAACGCGGATCAGGACGAGTTCTATCTTCGAGTGGGGGAAACGCTGCCGATTTTGTTGCAGCAATTGGATATTAAAGAAAAACGCGCCATTGTATCCCTTCCCGGCCGCGCCGCCTTCACTCGCCGGTTGAAAGTGCCCGTTGTGCGCGGGCGTCAACTCGATCGCATTATCCGCTACGAAGCCCGGCAGCATATTCCCTTTCCCCTGGAACAGATCAATATGGATTACCAGGCGTCCAAGACGCCAGAGGACATTCTCGAAATGGATGTCAATCTGGTAGCCGTACGCCGCGAGTTTTCCGACGGTTATTCCAAAATCTTGAAAAAATGCGGCATCCGGTCGGATATTCTCGACGCCGCTCCGCTATGCATCTACAACGCCTATGCCTCCTCCCAACTTCGCAATCCGGAAGAAGTAACGGCGATTGTCTGCATCGGCGCATCCAGCATGGATATCGTGATCGAACAAAACGGTTCCATGCAGTTTATGCGCAGCGCTCCCACGGCGGGCGCCAGCTTGACGGCGCTTCTCGCCAAAAAGTTCGATATCTCCCTCGATGAAGCTGAACAATTTAAAACCAAGCCCGCCGCGGATTATCAGGACGACGGGAGGGGCATCACTCCGGAAAAAGTCTCTTCCACCCTGGAACAAGGATTTGAACGCATCGTTACCGAAATTCGTAAATCGTTCGATTTTTACGTCTCCCAAGCCGAATCCCATCCCGTCACCCGCATATTGGTCTGCGGCGGCACGGCGAAGATGGAAGGAACGGTGGAGTTCCTGGAAGATCGCCTTGGCGTTCCCGTCTCTTTCTTCGATGCCAGCTCAGTGGAAGGAGTAACCATTCCCGATGAATATCGATCGTTCCTGAAAAACGAACCGTGCCTCATCGGCATGGCCCTGCGGGCGGGCGGGAAATCCTTCAGCAATCTCAGTTTCTCCCCTTCCCATATCAAACAGCGGCTTGAACTGGAGCGCCGGGCGCCCATGCTTTCGTTGATGGCGCTGCTTTTGGTGGTTATGCTGGCCGGGGCGATTTATTTCCTCAATACCATGCTCAACACGCGCCGGCAAGCCCTGGCCCAAGCCAGCATGATCGTCAATCCTGGCATCACCGCCTCTTCCAATCTGAGGAAAGTCAGAGACGAACAGGATAATTACAACGAACGTTTTGAAAAAATCAATCAAGTCGCCGTAAAGCGGGGCAATTTAACCCGGATATTCCTCGAAGTGCAACGCTTGATTCCGGAATACGTCTGGCTGGAAAGCATCGAATTGACCAGCAGCAAAATGACGATCAAAGGACGAGCGCTCAACGACGAGAAAATTGCGGCGTATATTAAAAACCTCTATATGTCCCCGTTTTTCGACAACAACGCCGTGGTCTATAAAGAAGCGGATATTATCTCCGATCCCCTCAATCCCGCGCAAACCCAGATTCAATTCACGATCGATCTGATCCGGTTCAACAAGCCGTCGGAAGAAGAAATCTCCTTTGTGAACGACCTGCGCTCCCGAACTCAGGAAACGACGATCCTTCTCGTGAAATTCGAACGCGAGAAGCCCGACGACAATACTTCCCCCAGCACCGCTCTTCTCGGCGTCTTTGCGGAAGAAAGCGTCAAGGAGGAAATCAACCTGCTCAGTAAGGTTTTCGCTTCTTTGGTCGCTTCCAAAGACGAAACGGTCAAGATGATCGAAATTCGCTTTCACAATCGCGGAAACGAAGAAGTGCGCCGCATCCAGGTATCCCGCGAATCGATCGCCAAATTTAAGGATGGGCGTTTGAGCCAGGAAGATTTCGAGAAAGAATTCACTTTGATTACGCCTTCGCCAAGTCCCACGCCTTCGCCCACGCCCACGCCCGACCTGGAGGATGCCGGCGCCTCCGCCGGCATGTACGGCATGTACGGCATGATGGGCGGCATGATGGGCGGAGTCGGCGGTGGGGCGGCGGCGGCTCCGGCGGAAGCCCCCGCGGCGGGCGGAGTGGAATCCGTTTTGGACGGCGGATGA
- a CDS encoding secretin and TonB N-terminal domain-containing protein produces MYSTLRWTNPHSVRGMRYWFQCFVAASLFLGCLQIPLAAASWRNVVVSTVVQAQQQEKQSVDAQVNYLLSLAKKEVRSGDAKKGRMLLQKALVLDPLNEEAKKELLAMNESGASIEADANLIAANASEANILAVEESIGLANAMMRDGDFAGAKDALNKALKQKPSDKDKKVIQAMLKVIDKEKEKAEKNLKTKLDYKLSSLDSQIQKAVIYLENKQYDQAEVEIQRAKQIAPEDKRIDPILNRIYKERDAANQTQSQVKKKSDMEKNAGLIETADNLYKHGVELYKQGQVIDAVGKWKEAVQVFPEHQSSLTYLAGTQVEYDQAVAAKAQAEKMSAEDLKYEKMLDEEIYQYSTQGERVDIKNVISTLINLSKLNVVLDENVEGNVSLELKNTTLRNIFNLLAKQYGIVWHREGNTIFVKKGFLTKLFPLTEAQYKTIELILNDPSSLEDSSKNLKSILYGPNEEFNVPGKQLYLNENSRSLLVTDTEENIRKVEAFLKEMPTIVAGKKPVVTRTYALDRDIAKQIYEILKIALFQDQGAYDSSDMRRQLFLEPNSNTLIVIDYPENITKVEDILANQKISERIEEGDLIARRFHVTDVDDVETSPEALARRNDFVTTVAKIVTQMLYGKEGQEKAALEGRMVQSNPDQGTLDIVDTRQNVRRVEDYLSTVRGEANQEIMIKSFKIMHVDVYTISDALGYLFYDSQQSTRALYLSQNNFQSIGSSEDADAGQNVNSLYEETTRNRFNLSGGGSGGTDMLQFFQLRYFPDENTNSIIVFTLDQEVLDLISRVITTYDKPQRMVEMENRVVSVSLNDLRTINFDYILTNPFMDEIQLNAGQMDHSISLIDGESTEPGFQFNMTTIGESRLEFVLDLLESTTSMNVMAAPKMLAIPNQLVPPLFFVGDQIPYTEDVSFEDQGDDDPTNNRMSAQFTRTSVGVSLGMIPFILNDDHIYFEVQTNITEAGERLPVTITGVAPEGSTVPNIGPLLLAQKFVQTSVRLKNGNTLVLAGLINDRETETINKVPLLSKIPFLGNLFTDRDIEKEKISTLIFITARIIEPEY; encoded by the coding sequence ATGTATTCAACCTTGCGATGGACTAATCCTCATTCTGTTCGCGGCATGCGTTATTGGTTTCAATGTTTTGTAGCGGCGAGTTTGTTTTTAGGATGTCTCCAAATTCCTTTGGCGGCCGCCTCATGGCGAAATGTCGTCGTTTCCACCGTTGTGCAAGCCCAACAACAGGAAAAACAATCCGTGGATGCGCAAGTCAATTACCTTCTTTCCCTCGCCAAAAAGGAAGTCCGAAGCGGCGATGCGAAAAAAGGACGAATGCTGCTCCAGAAAGCGCTAGTTCTCGATCCCCTCAACGAGGAAGCCAAAAAAGAACTTCTCGCTATGAACGAATCGGGCGCTTCCATCGAAGCCGACGCGAATCTTATCGCCGCTAACGCCTCCGAGGCGAATATATTGGCGGTGGAGGAATCGATCGGCCTTGCAAACGCCATGATGCGCGACGGCGATTTCGCCGGAGCGAAGGACGCCTTGAACAAGGCCTTGAAACAGAAACCTTCCGATAAAGACAAAAAAGTCATTCAAGCCATGTTGAAGGTCATCGATAAAGAAAAAGAGAAGGCCGAGAAGAATTTAAAGACGAAATTGGATTATAAACTCTCCTCCTTGGATTCCCAAATTCAAAAAGCCGTCATCTATCTGGAAAATAAACAGTACGATCAAGCCGAAGTGGAAATCCAACGCGCCAAGCAAATCGCTCCCGAGGACAAGCGCATTGATCCGATCTTGAATCGGATTTACAAGGAGCGGGACGCCGCCAATCAAACCCAATCGCAAGTGAAGAAAAAATCTGATATGGAAAAAAACGCCGGCCTGATAGAGACGGCGGACAATCTCTATAAACATGGCGTCGAACTGTATAAGCAAGGCCAAGTCATCGACGCCGTCGGCAAATGGAAAGAAGCGGTGCAGGTTTTCCCCGAACATCAATCCAGCTTGACCTATCTTGCCGGAACCCAGGTGGAATACGACCAAGCCGTCGCCGCCAAAGCCCAAGCGGAAAAAATGTCGGCGGAAGATTTGAAATACGAAAAAATGCTGGACGAGGAGATTTATCAATACTCCACTCAAGGCGAACGGGTCGATATTAAAAACGTCATCAGCACCCTGATTAATTTAAGCAAATTGAACGTGGTTTTGGATGAAAACGTGGAAGGGAACGTCAGTCTCGAACTGAAAAACACCACCCTTCGCAACATCTTCAATCTGCTGGCCAAGCAATACGGCATCGTCTGGCATCGCGAAGGCAATACGATTTTCGTCAAGAAAGGCTTTCTGACGAAACTCTTCCCCCTTACCGAAGCGCAATACAAAACCATCGAACTCATTCTCAACGATCCTTCTTCGTTGGAAGACTCCAGCAAAAACCTGAAATCGATTCTCTACGGCCCCAATGAAGAATTTAACGTTCCCGGCAAACAGTTGTATTTGAACGAGAACTCCCGCTCTCTTCTTGTGACGGATACGGAAGAGAATATCCGCAAAGTGGAAGCGTTTCTCAAGGAGATGCCCACCATCGTCGCCGGAAAGAAGCCAGTCGTCACCCGCACGTATGCGTTGGATCGCGATATCGCCAAACAGATTTACGAAATTCTTAAAATCGCCCTCTTTCAAGATCAAGGGGCTTACGATTCCTCCGATATGCGGCGCCAGCTCTTTTTGGAGCCGAATTCCAACACGCTCATCGTCATCGATTACCCTGAAAATATAACCAAAGTGGAAGATATTCTCGCCAATCAGAAAATCAGCGAACGAATCGAAGAAGGCGACCTCATCGCACGCCGTTTCCATGTTACGGACGTGGACGACGTCGAAACCTCGCCCGAAGCCCTGGCTCGGCGCAACGATTTCGTAACCACGGTGGCGAAAATCGTTACCCAAATGCTTTACGGCAAAGAAGGTCAGGAAAAAGCCGCTCTCGAAGGAAGAATGGTCCAATCCAATCCCGATCAAGGCACCCTGGATATCGTCGATACGCGGCAAAACGTCCGCCGCGTCGAGGATTATCTCAGCACCGTCCGCGGCGAAGCCAATCAGGAAATCATGATTAAGTCCTTCAAGATCATGCACGTGGACGTCTATACCATCTCCGATGCCCTCGGTTATCTCTTCTATGATTCGCAGCAATCGACCCGCGCCCTGTATCTTTCTCAGAACAACTTCCAGTCGATCGGATCGAGCGAAGATGCCGACGCCGGTCAGAACGTCAACAGCCTATACGAAGAAACCACGCGCAACCGCTTCAATCTCAGCGGCGGCGGCAGCGGCGGAACGGATATGCTTCAGTTCTTCCAATTGCGCTACTTCCCGGACGAAAACACCAACAGCATCATCGTCTTTACGCTCGACCAGGAAGTGCTGGATTTGATTTCCCGCGTCATCACCACCTACGACAAACCGCAACGCATGGTCGAAATGGAGAACCGCGTCGTTTCCGTCTCCTTGAACGATCTGCGAACCATCAATTTCGATTACATTCTCACGAATCCTTTTATGGATGAGATCCAATTGAATGCTGGTCAAATGGATCACAGCATAAGCTTAATTGACGGCGAAAGCACGGAACCCGGCTTCCAATTCAATATGACGACGATCGGCGAATCCCGCTTGGAATTCGTCTTGGATCTTTTGGAATCCACGACAAGTATGAACGTCATGGCCGCTCCCAAGATGCTGGCCATTCCCAACCAGCTCGTTCCTCCTCTCTTCTTCGTCGGCGATCAAATTCCTTATACTGAGGACGTTTCGTTTGAAGACCAGGGCGATGACGATCCCACGAACAACCGGATGTCCGCTCAGTTTACCCGAACATCCGTGGGCGTCTCGCTGGGCATGATTCCTTTCATTCTCAACGACGATCACATCTACTTTGAAGTTCAAACCAACATCACCGAAGCGGGCGAGCGTCTCCCGGTTACGATCACCGGCGTTGCCCCGGAAGGTTCTACGGTTCCAAATATCGGCCCCTTGCTTTTAGCGCAAAAATTCGTCCAGACGAGCGTCCGCCTGAAAAACGGCAACACTCTGGTGCTGGCTGGTCTCATCAACGACAGAGAAACGGAAACGATTAATAAAGTCCCCTTGTTGTCCAAAATACCTTTCTTGGGCAATCTCTTCACCGATAGGGACATTGAAAAGGAAAAGATCTCTACTCTGATCTTTATCACAGCCCGCATTATCGAACCAGAGTATTAA
- a CDS encoding polymer-forming cytoskeletal protein, translating into MTDYSFTEDDLEIPSEEEDVSEEAVNAPASVVTKDVEMEGVLRLKQGIDIAGKFKGAIQSNNTVNIKEDGCIEGKIDSFNIVVEGEANVEMTARKRLEIRKDGKFFGNLEIQPEVIILSEFATFGKSKEIANSFKTEYVRNRKATPAKA; encoded by the coding sequence GTGACCGACTATTCTTTTACAGAAGACGATCTCGAAATTCCATCCGAGGAAGAGGATGTAAGCGAGGAAGCCGTTAACGCCCCCGCCTCCGTCGTAACGAAAGACGTGGAGATGGAAGGCGTCCTGCGTCTCAAACAAGGCATTGATATCGCCGGCAAATTTAAAGGCGCCATTCAATCCAATAATACCGTCAACATCAAAGAAGACGGTTGCATTGAGGGCAAAATCGACTCTTTCAATATTGTCGTCGAAGGAGAGGCCAACGTTGAAATGACCGCCCGCAAGCGGCTTGAAATTCGAAAGGACGGCAAATTCTTCGGCAACTTGGAAATTCAACCCGAAGTGATCATCCTCTCCGAATTCGCTACATTTGGAAAAAGTAAAGAAATCGCCAATTCCTTTAAAACGGAATATGTCCGCAACCGGAAAGCGACCCCCGCGAAGGCCTAA
- a CDS encoding sigma-54 dependent transcriptional regulator, whose product MERLVGDSIILIVDDEEDVHYSFKRFLAPLNSSILTAASGEEALEILKTESPDLIIMDIKMEGMDGLAALNEITKLNRRIPVIIMTAYSTTASAIEATRLGAYDYIMKPFDPPKMMEVIQEALSTRRMMQKSVVWGAYETFSGSNDMLIGNSPAMQEVYKLIGKVADSEALVLITGESGAGKELVARAIYSHSPRKNNLFLPINCAAIPDALLESELFGHEKGSFSGAHERRIGKFEQARGGTIFLDEIGELSMLTQGKLLRVLQDKTVQRIGGKEIIHIDVRIIAATNRDLSVMVRDGKFREDLYYRLQVVNIHLPTLRERRSDIPLLVRYFARRAGYDSLPLSKEAADFLSSYDWPGNVRELENSIQRALLLSRGNVITVEQLSPGAPGWDKPAPIPIEPSETRAENSLEDALDRLWEQVLVQQAMRPLKMYQWLEVEMAKRAMKHTNNNQVQAAKLLGISRNTLRQRLGL is encoded by the coding sequence ATGGAACGATTGGTTGGCGATTCGATTATTCTTATCGTGGACGACGAAGAAGACGTTCATTATTCCTTCAAACGCTTTCTGGCGCCGCTGAACAGTTCTATTCTTACGGCGGCGTCCGGGGAAGAGGCGCTGGAGATTCTTAAAACGGAGTCTCCCGATTTGATTATTATGGATATCAAAATGGAGGGAATGGATGGCCTTGCCGCCTTGAACGAAATCACGAAGCTCAACCGCCGCATTCCCGTCATCATCATGACCGCTTATTCCACAACGGCCTCGGCCATCGAAGCGACGCGTCTGGGCGCTTACGATTACATCATGAAGCCCTTCGATCCACCCAAAATGATGGAGGTGATTCAGGAAGCGCTATCCACGCGGCGTATGATGCAAAAGTCGGTCGTGTGGGGCGCTTACGAGACGTTTTCGGGCAGCAACGATATGCTGATCGGCAACTCTCCCGCCATGCAGGAAGTGTATAAGTTAATCGGAAAAGTAGCCGACAGTGAAGCGTTAGTATTAATTACGGGGGAAAGCGGCGCCGGCAAGGAACTGGTAGCGCGGGCGATCTACAGTCACAGCCCGCGAAAGAACAACCTCTTTTTGCCCATCAACTGCGCCGCGATTCCCGACGCATTGCTGGAAAGCGAGTTGTTCGGACACGAGAAAGGCTCTTTTTCCGGAGCGCACGAACGCCGGATCGGCAAGTTCGAACAAGCTCGCGGCGGGACTATCTTCTTGGACGAGATCGGCGAGTTAAGCATGCTCACGCAAGGGAAACTGTTGCGGGTATTGCAGGACAAAACCGTTCAACGGATAGGGGGAAAGGAAATCATTCACATCGACGTGCGCATCATCGCGGCCACCAACCGGGATTTGTCCGTCATGGTGCGGGATGGCAAGTTCCGTGAGGATTTGTATTACCGTTTGCAGGTAGTAAATATTCATCTGCCCACCTTGCGCGAACGGCGCAGCGATATTCCATTGCTTGTCCGCTATTTCGCCCGGCGCGCGGGATACGATTCTCTGCCGCTCTCCAAAGAAGCGGCGGATTTTCTATCGTCCTACGATTGGCCGGGAAACGTGCGCGAACTGGAAAACTCCATCCAGCGGGCTTTGCTTCTCTCGCGAGGAAACGTCATCACCGTCGAACAACTGTCGCCCGGCGCTCCCGGTTGGGATAAACCCGCCCCGATTCCAATCGAACCATCCGAAACCAGGGCGGAGAATAGTCTGGAAGATGCGCTTGATCGGTTATGGGAACAGGTTCTCGTCCAACAGGCGATGCGGCCTTTGAAAATGTATCAATGGCTGGAAGTGGAAATGGCCAAGCGGGCGATGAAGCATACCAACAACAATCAGGTGCAGGCGGCGAAACTATTGGGTATTTCCCGCAATACACTGCGCCAACGCTTAGGATTGTAG